The genomic DNA GAGTTGGCGAGACTGGGTGCGCCCGGTGAGGCGGAGGGGCGCGTCATTCTGGCCCACCTGGGAAACGGCGCGAGCATGGCGGCGGTCAAGAATGGACAGGCGTTGGATACAACAATGGGTTTCACCCCCGCTTCCGGCTTTCCCATGAGCCGCCGATCAGGTGACCTTGATCCGGGACTCGTTTCCTATTTGGCCCGCACGGAAGGAATGACCGTGGAGCAGTTCCACAGGATGGTCAATGCCGAATCAGGATTGCTCGGCGTGTCCGAGCTGAGTTCTGACATGCGGGACCTACTCACGCAAGAGCGGAGCGATCCACGAGCGGCCGAAGCCGTCGCGTTATTTTGTTATCAGGCCCGGAAAGTGATCGGTGCATTGGCTGCGGTATTGGGAGGAGTCGATTCATTGGTCTTCAGCGCCGGGATCGGGGAACATGCTCCCGCGATTCGAGCGCGTATCTGCGCGGGATTGGAATTTCTGGGCATCGACATCCATGAACCAGCCAATGAAACCAATCAACCGGTTATTTCATCCGAAGAAAGTCGAGTGAAGGTGCGCGTGATCCCCACCGATGAAGAACGCGAGATTGCGGAGTCTGTTGCCCGGTTACTCGGCAAGGAGAACATGAATCACTGAGGGGAGATGATGATGATGATGATGAAAGAAAATACACCGCCGTTGAATGCCGCCTTACTGAAACAGATGGATGCCTATTGGCGGGCCGCCAATTATCTTTCGGTGGGACAGATCTATCTGCTCGACAATCCGTTGCTGCGAAAACCCTTGACGCTCGAGCACATCAAACCTCGCCTATTGGGCCATTGGGGAACGACTCCGGGACTGAATTTCATCTATGTCCATCTGAATCGGATCATCAAGCGGGACGACTTGGATATGATCTTCATCTGCGGGCCGGGCCATGGCGGTCCCGCGGTCGTGGCGAACGTTTATCTCGAGGGCACCTACAGCGAGGTGTATCCGGACGTGAGTCAGGACGAAGAAGGCATGAAGCGCCTGTTTCGGCAGTTTTCCTTCCCCGGCGGAATCCCGAGTCATGTCGCGCCCGAGACGCCGGGATCGATCCATGAGGGCGGAGAATTGGGGTACGCGCTGTCCCATGCCTTTGGGGCCGCCTTCGACAATCCCGATTTGATCGTGGCC from Nitrospira sp. includes the following:
- a CDS encoding Acetate kinase; the encoded protein is MNRQESSPFILTINGGSSSIKFALFRAGDSSVPVTRGMVDRIGLPNSEMLITDAATQQLSRRAVLAPDHRTCVGFITEWLERQVGMGRLCAVGHRVVHGGKTYSGPERVTPELLAELRRLCPYSPEHLPAEITLIESFRQYDPTLAQVACFDTAFHRDMPRVARLLPIPRRYEKLGIQRYGFHGLSYAFLMRELARLGAPGEAEGRVILAHLGNGASMAAVKNGQALDTTMGFTPASGFPMSRRSGDLDPGLVSYLARTEGMTVEQFHRMVNAESGLLGVSELSSDMRDLLTQERSDPRAAEAVALFCYQARKVIGALAAVLGGVDSLVFSAGIGEHAPAIRARICAGLEFLGIDIHEPANETNQPVISSEESRVKVRVIPTDEEREIAESVARLLGKENMNH